A part of Myxococcus landrumus genomic DNA contains:
- a CDS encoding enoyl-CoA hydratase-related protein, whose translation MPEFKVDARGAIEIWTIDGEGRRNAISRAMLQELGALVERVSSGHQVRAVVITGAGDKAFCAGADLKERADMSEADVRAFLDGLRRTFRAIEKSDCVFIAAVNGAAFGGGTELALACDLRVAAPAAELGLTEVKLGIIPGGGGTQRLTRLVGPGRAKDLILTARRLNAAEAFAMGLVNRLAPEGHLLEVAHTLAESVVANAPIAVATAKHAIDEGTGLELDDALALELRKYEEVLKTEDRLEGLRAFAEKRAPVYKGR comes from the coding sequence ATGCCGGAATTCAAGGTCGACGCACGCGGAGCCATCGAAATCTGGACCATTGACGGCGAGGGCCGCCGCAATGCCATCAGCCGCGCGATGCTCCAGGAGTTGGGTGCACTCGTCGAGCGCGTGTCCTCGGGGCACCAGGTGCGCGCGGTGGTCATCACGGGTGCGGGCGACAAGGCCTTCTGCGCGGGCGCGGACCTCAAGGAGCGCGCTGACATGTCCGAGGCCGACGTCCGCGCATTCCTGGACGGACTGCGCCGGACGTTCCGCGCCATCGAGAAGAGCGATTGTGTCTTCATCGCCGCCGTCAACGGCGCGGCCTTCGGTGGCGGCACGGAGCTGGCGCTCGCGTGTGACTTGCGCGTGGCGGCGCCCGCGGCGGAGCTGGGCCTGACGGAAGTGAAGCTGGGCATCATCCCCGGAGGCGGAGGCACGCAGCGCCTGACGCGGCTGGTGGGACCGGGCCGCGCCAAGGACCTCATCCTCACGGCGCGCCGGCTCAACGCGGCCGAGGCCTTCGCCATGGGACTGGTCAACCGGCTCGCGCCCGAGGGGCACCTGCTGGAGGTGGCGCACACCCTGGCCGAGTCCGTGGTGGCGAACGCGCCCATCGCGGTGGCCACCGCCAAGCACGCCATCGACGAGGGCACGGGCCTGGAGCTGGATGACGCCCTCGCGCTGGAGCTGCGCAAGTACGAAGAGGTCCTCAAGACGGAGGACCGGCTCGAGGGCCTGCGCGCCTTCGCCGAGAAGCGAGCCCCCGTCTACAAGGGGCGCTGA
- a CDS encoding peptidylprolyl isomerase produces the protein MRPSTPYRLTFALVACLLAGSAVAQQAVAQQTAVARGGKWSRRVESGKDVYATLKTSQGDIIVRLFSKDAPKTVTNFVGLASGEKEWTDPKSGAKSRKALYDGTVFHRVIPGFMIQGGDPTGTGSGDPGYRFEDEFQSGRTFDKPGLLAMANRGPGTNGSQFFITTGTPDHLTNRHTIFGEVVKGYEVVEKIGGVARDNRDRPQTPVVLTRVVLSEKAPAGVVVPQGPAADAPVKAPKRKDEAEGQRRMTR, from the coding sequence ATGCGCCCCTCCACCCCCTACCGACTGACGTTCGCGTTGGTGGCCTGCCTGTTGGCGGGGTCCGCCGTCGCACAGCAGGCAGTCGCGCAGCAGACAGCGGTGGCTCGGGGCGGCAAGTGGAGCCGGCGCGTGGAGTCCGGCAAGGACGTCTACGCCACGCTCAAGACGAGCCAGGGGGACATCATCGTCCGGCTCTTCTCGAAGGATGCGCCCAAGACGGTCACGAACTTCGTGGGGTTGGCGTCGGGCGAGAAGGAGTGGACGGACCCGAAGTCCGGGGCCAAGTCTCGCAAGGCGCTCTACGACGGGACGGTGTTCCACCGCGTCATCCCGGGCTTCATGATTCAGGGTGGAGACCCGACAGGCACGGGCAGTGGTGACCCGGGCTACCGCTTCGAGGATGAGTTCCAGAGCGGGAGGACCTTCGACAAGCCGGGCCTGCTGGCCATGGCCAACCGGGGGCCCGGGACCAACGGCAGCCAGTTCTTCATCACCACCGGCACGCCGGACCACCTGACGAACCGGCACACCATCTTCGGCGAGGTGGTGAAGGGCTATGAGGTGGTGGAGAAGATTGGCGGGGTGGCTCGGGACAACCGGGACCGGCCGCAGACACCCGTGGTGCTCACGCGGGTGGTGCTGAGCGAGAAGGCCCCCGCCGGGGTGGTCGTCCCCCAGGGACCAGCGGCGGACGCGCCTGTGAAGGCGCCGAAGCGGAAGGACGAAGCAGAAGGACAAAGACGGATGACAAGGTGA
- a CDS encoding TIM44-like domain-containing protein, translating to MPSPRTVLRQLAPWASWLPFTLALAAAVLLPLESLARTGGGEHYRSSSDNRDSSGGGDGLPLWILFELVRMVFRYPKVMIPLLVLGGVVYWLYRRNLHPDATTRKALDQYEADRRTQVTSSDVSGWVNALKLKDPAFALEPVLGKVRRLFLDTQRAWFQRDMTPVRPFLSDATWQRFGVQLRLIDAQGVRDAITDVEVLDLQLIGLEQSEWFDSIQVRVHARMRDTDVPAKFTDAQATDAARKAPMESFTEVWTFVRKPGAQTRIGADLFQGKCPNCGAPFQGGAANQCEFCNAVVNSGNYDWTLSEITQGVEHSRYHRPVDGLMQARQVDPALNVEVLEDRASLLFWKWIDAQSRGDTTGLSKVATPEALGTLGSELEGLKRQGRRRVFLECAVGSVDVRALELDPRGLDRAHVEIRWSAQTGVGPIDQRPPQLPNVPQRFVFTLVRKHGAQTNSANGMSTDRCPQCNAPLTNSAATSCEFCGTQLANGERDWVLASALPFEAWNARESASFRATTPRAAMARPSHEVQEHPASAGTDVVMDIQERQRLLYMMAAIAAADGTVTSAERRMLKLCAERWNVEWAQVEMALNAGPQLFDRLVARGSPEAEVFLRNIVEVALVDGRIDRKERRMLESAAEHLGLQEQLASMLDGR from the coding sequence ATGCCTTCGCCACGCACCGTGCTCCGACAGCTCGCCCCTTGGGCCTCCTGGCTGCCCTTCACCCTGGCCCTGGCTGCCGCCGTCCTCCTCCCCCTGGAGTCGCTCGCGCGAACCGGTGGCGGCGAGCACTACCGGAGCTCGTCTGACAACCGCGACAGCAGCGGCGGCGGAGACGGCCTGCCCCTGTGGATCCTCTTCGAGCTGGTCCGCATGGTGTTCCGGTACCCGAAGGTGATGATTCCGCTGCTCGTGCTCGGCGGCGTCGTCTACTGGCTGTACCGGCGCAACCTCCACCCGGATGCCACCACGCGCAAGGCGCTGGACCAGTACGAGGCGGATCGCCGCACCCAGGTCACGTCCAGCGACGTGTCCGGCTGGGTCAACGCCCTCAAGCTGAAGGACCCGGCCTTCGCGCTGGAGCCCGTGCTCGGCAAGGTGCGCCGGCTGTTCCTCGACACGCAGCGCGCCTGGTTCCAGCGCGACATGACGCCGGTGCGTCCCTTCTTGTCGGACGCGACGTGGCAGCGCTTCGGCGTGCAGCTCCGGCTCATCGACGCGCAGGGCGTACGCGATGCCATCACCGACGTGGAGGTGCTCGACCTGCAGCTCATCGGACTCGAGCAGAGCGAGTGGTTCGACAGCATCCAGGTCCGAGTCCACGCGCGCATGCGCGACACGGACGTGCCCGCGAAGTTCACCGACGCGCAGGCGACCGACGCCGCGCGCAAGGCGCCCATGGAGTCCTTCACGGAGGTGTGGACCTTCGTGCGCAAGCCCGGCGCGCAGACGCGCATCGGCGCGGACCTGTTCCAGGGCAAGTGCCCCAACTGCGGCGCCCCCTTCCAGGGCGGAGCGGCGAACCAGTGCGAGTTCTGCAACGCGGTGGTCAACTCCGGCAACTACGACTGGACGCTCTCCGAAATCACCCAGGGCGTGGAGCACTCGCGCTACCACCGGCCCGTGGATGGGCTGATGCAGGCGCGTCAGGTGGACCCGGCGCTCAATGTGGAAGTGCTCGAGGACCGCGCCTCGCTCCTGTTCTGGAAGTGGATTGATGCGCAGAGCCGAGGCGACACGACGGGGCTCTCCAAGGTGGCCACGCCGGAAGCGCTCGGGACGTTGGGCTCGGAGCTCGAGGGGCTGAAGCGCCAGGGCCGTCGCCGCGTGTTCCTGGAGTGCGCCGTGGGCTCCGTGGACGTGCGCGCGCTGGAGCTGGACCCGCGGGGACTGGATCGGGCCCACGTGGAGATCCGCTGGAGCGCGCAGACGGGCGTGGGCCCCATCGACCAGCGGCCGCCACAGCTTCCCAACGTGCCGCAGCGCTTCGTCTTCACGCTGGTCCGCAAGCACGGCGCGCAGACGAACTCCGCCAACGGCATGTCCACGGACCGCTGCCCGCAGTGCAATGCGCCGCTCACCAACAGCGCCGCCACCTCGTGCGAGTTCTGCGGCACGCAGCTCGCGAACGGAGAGCGGGACTGGGTGCTCGCGTCCGCCCTCCCCTTCGAGGCATGGAACGCCCGCGAGTCCGCGAGCTTCCGGGCGACGACGCCCCGGGCCGCGATGGCCAGGCCCTCGCATGAGGTCCAGGAGCATCCGGCCTCCGCGGGCACGGATGTGGTGATGGACATCCAGGAGCGCCAGCGGCTGCTCTACATGATGGCCGCCATCGCCGCCGCGGATGGCACGGTCACCAGCGCCGAGCGCCGGATGCTGAAGCTGTGCGCGGAGCGGTGGAACGTCGAGTGGGCCCAGGTCGAGATGGCCCTGAACGCCGGGCCGCAGCTCTTCGACCGGCTCGTGGCGCGAGGCAGCCCCGAGGCCGAGGTCTTCCTGCGCAACATCGTCGAGGTGGCCTTGGTGGACGGGCGCATCGACCGCAAGGAACGGCGGATGCTCGAGTCCGCCGCAGAGCACCTGGGCCTCCAGGAGCAGCTCGCCTCGATGCTCGACGGCCGCTGA
- a CDS encoding methyl-accepting chemotaxis protein, translating to MTHTVDAEALARRSRDIFDEHQNALSRRTDRMFAVLMGLQWLGGLVTALVLSPRTWEGTSSQVHPHVWAAGVLGLVVASLPVTLSLLRPGSTSTRFSIAVAQALTSALLIHLTDGRIETHFHVFGSLAFLAVYRDVRVLFLYAGVVVVDHVARGLFWPESIFGTSLVSVLRPLEHAGWVVFELVFLFITCRSGLRDLKELASRQARLELVQGEVQARVVEPLVDSSRHLTDAVRALSASTEEQRRMLSRQSQALTETQVTATEIQRTSEVAARQAEVILESTTQAGDAGASAQAMIGKSMRGLEGIREQAALLSGQLEGLGARARQLTAVASTVKDLADQSNMVAINAAIEAARSGEKGRGFAVVAMEMRRLARQSQEATREVRVILDDTLKSINTVVDLSRKGSERMAQDLEAVRASGESLRGISSMMDNSTDSVRRISAAVGQQAAGVSQLFGAVNDLSTMMTETLARLDAATAATWTLESVTDRVQGVIQTYQSEKPTAP from the coding sequence ATGACGCATACGGTCGACGCGGAGGCCCTCGCGCGACGCTCGCGGGACATCTTCGACGAGCATCAAAACGCCCTCAGCCGCCGGACGGACCGGATGTTCGCGGTGCTGATGGGGCTTCAATGGCTGGGCGGGCTGGTCACCGCGTTGGTGCTGTCGCCTCGGACGTGGGAGGGAACTTCCAGCCAGGTGCATCCGCACGTCTGGGCCGCGGGTGTTTTGGGCCTCGTCGTCGCGAGCCTCCCCGTGACGCTGAGCCTGCTCCGGCCGGGGAGCACCTCCACCCGCTTCTCCATCGCCGTGGCGCAGGCCCTGACGTCGGCGCTGCTCATCCACCTCACGGATGGCCGCATCGAGACGCACTTCCATGTCTTCGGCTCGCTGGCCTTCCTGGCCGTCTACCGCGACGTCCGGGTGCTGTTCCTCTACGCCGGCGTCGTCGTGGTGGACCATGTCGCGCGCGGCCTCTTCTGGCCCGAGTCCATCTTCGGCACGAGCCTGGTGAGCGTGCTGCGCCCGCTGGAGCATGCGGGGTGGGTGGTGTTCGAGCTCGTCTTCCTCTTCATCACGTGCCGCAGCGGCTTGCGGGACTTGAAGGAGCTGGCGTCCCGCCAGGCGCGGCTGGAGCTGGTGCAGGGCGAGGTCCAGGCGCGAGTGGTGGAGCCGCTCGTGGACTCCTCCCGTCACCTGACGGATGCGGTGCGCGCGTTGAGCGCCTCGACCGAGGAGCAGCGGCGCATGCTGTCGCGTCAGTCGCAGGCCCTGACGGAGACGCAGGTGACGGCAACGGAAATCCAGCGCACGTCCGAGGTGGCCGCGCGGCAGGCGGAGGTCATCCTCGAGTCCACGACGCAGGCGGGGGACGCCGGAGCCTCCGCGCAGGCGATGATTGGCAAGAGCATGCGGGGGCTGGAGGGCATCCGCGAGCAGGCCGCCCTGTTGTCGGGGCAGCTCGAAGGACTGGGGGCGAGGGCCCGGCAGCTCACCGCCGTCGCGTCCACCGTGAAGGACCTGGCGGACCAGTCCAACATGGTCGCCATCAACGCCGCCATCGAGGCCGCGCGTTCGGGCGAGAAGGGGCGAGGCTTCGCGGTGGTCGCGATGGAGATGCGCCGCCTCGCGCGTCAGTCGCAGGAGGCCACGAGGGAGGTTCGGGTCATCCTCGATGACACGCTCAAGTCCATCAACACGGTGGTGGACCTGAGCCGCAAGGGCTCCGAGCGGATGGCGCAGGACTTGGAGGCAGTGCGTGCGTCGGGAGAGAGCCTTCGGGGCATCTCGTCGATGATGGACAACAGCACGGACAGCGTCCGCCGCATCTCCGCCGCGGTGGGGCAGCAGGCCGCCGGCGTCTCCCAGCTCTTCGGGGCCGTGAATGACCTCTCCACGATGATGACGGAGACCCTGGCGCGCCTGGACGCCGCGACGGCCGCCACATGGACCCTCGAGTCCGTGACGGACCGGGTGCAGGGCGTCATCCAGACCTACCAATCAGAGAAGCCCACAGCCCCTTGA
- a CDS encoding acyl-CoA dehydrogenase family protein, producing the protein MDFELPESHRALQSSLRDFCERQVKPYAGQWDKEEKFPMEVVRELGQLGVMGILVGEKYGGAAMDSLAVAVAVEEIARYDGSLALTVASHNGLGTSHLRVFGNATQHEKYLPKLATGEYLGAWGLTEPGSGSDASGMKTTAVRQGNDWVLNGTKMFITQGTVGDVFVVLAVTAPEKRQKGITAFLLEKGMPGFSQRAIHGKLGMRSSDTAELILENVVVPDANRVGEVNHGFIDTMKILDRGRITIGALAVGLARGALEESARYSKERTAFGQPIGEFQALRWMMADMKTETDAARLLVHRAARLADAGQPYSREAAMAKLFASEAAMRASSKAVQIHGGYGYTREFPVERYLRDAKLCEIGEGTSEIQRTIIARETFKGA; encoded by the coding sequence ATGGACTTTGAACTTCCCGAGAGTCATCGCGCCCTCCAGTCCTCCCTCCGAGACTTCTGCGAACGCCAGGTGAAGCCGTACGCCGGCCAGTGGGACAAGGAGGAGAAGTTCCCCATGGAAGTCGTGCGCGAGCTGGGACAGCTCGGCGTCATGGGCATCCTCGTCGGGGAGAAGTACGGCGGGGCGGCCATGGACTCGCTCGCCGTGGCGGTGGCCGTGGAGGAGATCGCCCGGTACGACGGCTCGCTGGCCCTGACGGTGGCCAGCCACAACGGCCTGGGCACCAGCCACCTGCGCGTCTTCGGCAACGCCACCCAGCACGAGAAGTACCTGCCCAAGCTGGCCACGGGTGAGTACCTGGGCGCGTGGGGCCTGACGGAGCCGGGCTCGGGCTCGGACGCGTCGGGGATGAAGACGACGGCGGTGCGCCAGGGCAACGACTGGGTGCTCAACGGCACCAAGATGTTCATCACCCAGGGCACCGTGGGCGACGTCTTCGTGGTGCTCGCGGTGACGGCCCCGGAGAAGCGGCAGAAGGGCATCACCGCCTTCCTGCTGGAGAAGGGGATGCCGGGGTTCAGCCAGCGCGCCATTCACGGCAAGCTGGGCATGCGCTCGTCGGACACGGCGGAGCTCATCCTGGAGAACGTGGTCGTCCCCGACGCGAACCGCGTGGGCGAGGTGAACCACGGCTTCATCGACACGATGAAGATCCTCGACCGCGGCCGCATCACCATCGGTGCCCTGGCCGTGGGCCTCGCCCGGGGGGCGCTGGAGGAGTCGGCGCGGTACTCGAAGGAGCGCACCGCGTTCGGCCAGCCCATTGGCGAGTTCCAAGCGCTGCGCTGGATGATGGCGGACATGAAGACGGAGACGGACGCGGCGCGGCTGCTCGTCCACCGCGCGGCGCGGTTGGCCGACGCGGGGCAGCCGTACTCCCGGGAGGCGGCGATGGCGAAGCTGTTCGCCTCCGAGGCCGCCATGCGCGCCAGCTCCAAGGCCGTGCAGATCCACGGCGGCTACGGCTACACCCGTGAATTCCCCGTCGAGCGCTACCTGCGCGACGCCAAATTGTGTGAAATTGGCGAGGGAACGAGCGAAATCCAACGCACCATCATCGCGAGAGAGACCTTCAAAGGGGCTTGA
- a CDS encoding acyl-CoA carboxylase subunit beta has translation MSQDSKLLEKIAQVEKGGASKYHAKNQEAGKLFARERIRLLVDEGSFVEDAKLANNLDPELPSDGVVIGLGKVSGRTVAIMANDSTVKAGSWGARTVEKILRIQETARSLRCPLLYLVDSAGARITDQVEMFPGRRGAGRIFYNEVHMSGDVPQVCLLFGPSAAGGAYIPAFCDLVIMVDGNASMYLGSPRMAEMVIGEKVTLEEMGGAKMHCSISGCGDVLVKTEQEAIAAAKKYLAFFPENCSQLPPRDAPKAPKASGKKVEEIVPVDQNKPFDMHALITELIDEGSWFEVKKLFAQELITGLARIDGRPVGIVANQPKYKGGVLFVDSADKAARFIWLCDAFNIPLLYLADVPGFMIGTKVERAGIIRSGAKMISAVSEASVPRICVVVRKAYGAGLYAMSGPGFAPEATLALPGAMIAVMGPEAAVNAVYYNKIQELPEADRPAYVQKLRDEYKADVDIYKLASELVIDDIVPGDRLRQELTQRYGLYAERQTPPAEKKHGVYPV, from the coding sequence ATGTCCCAAGACTCGAAGCTGCTGGAGAAGATCGCCCAGGTGGAGAAGGGTGGCGCGTCGAAGTACCACGCGAAGAACCAGGAGGCCGGCAAGCTGTTCGCGCGCGAGCGCATCCGCTTGCTCGTCGACGAAGGTTCGTTCGTCGAGGACGCGAAGCTCGCCAACAACCTGGACCCGGAGCTGCCCTCGGATGGCGTCGTCATCGGCCTGGGCAAGGTGTCCGGCCGCACTGTGGCCATCATGGCCAACGACTCCACGGTGAAGGCCGGGAGCTGGGGTGCCCGCACGGTGGAGAAGATTCTCCGCATCCAGGAGACCGCCCGCTCGCTGCGCTGCCCGTTGCTCTACCTGGTGGACTCCGCGGGTGCCCGCATCACGGACCAGGTGGAGATGTTCCCCGGCCGCCGCGGCGCCGGACGCATCTTCTACAACGAGGTGCACATGTCCGGGGACGTGCCCCAGGTGTGCCTGCTCTTCGGACCCTCGGCGGCGGGTGGCGCGTACATCCCGGCCTTCTGCGACCTGGTCATCATGGTGGACGGAAATGCCTCCATGTACCTGGGCAGCCCGCGCATGGCGGAGATGGTCATCGGCGAGAAGGTGACGCTGGAGGAGATGGGCGGCGCGAAGATGCACTGCTCCATCTCCGGCTGTGGCGATGTGCTGGTGAAGACGGAGCAGGAGGCCATCGCCGCGGCGAAGAAGTACCTGGCCTTCTTCCCGGAGAACTGCAGCCAGCTTCCTCCTCGCGATGCGCCGAAGGCCCCCAAGGCCAGCGGGAAGAAGGTGGAGGAGATCGTCCCGGTCGACCAGAACAAGCCCTTCGACATGCATGCGCTCATCACCGAGCTCATCGACGAGGGGAGCTGGTTCGAGGTGAAGAAGCTCTTCGCGCAGGAGCTCATCACGGGCCTGGCGCGCATCGACGGGCGCCCGGTGGGCATCGTGGCCAACCAGCCCAAGTACAAGGGCGGTGTGCTCTTCGTCGACAGCGCCGACAAGGCCGCGCGCTTCATCTGGCTGTGCGACGCCTTCAACATCCCGCTGCTCTATCTGGCGGACGTGCCGGGCTTCATGATCGGCACCAAGGTGGAGCGCGCGGGCATCATCCGCTCGGGCGCGAAGATGATCTCCGCCGTGTCCGAGGCCAGCGTGCCGCGCATCTGCGTCGTCGTGCGCAAGGCCTATGGCGCGGGCCTCTACGCCATGAGCGGCCCGGGGTTCGCTCCGGAGGCCACCCTGGCGCTGCCCGGCGCGATGATCGCCGTCATGGGGCCGGAGGCGGCCGTCAACGCGGTCTACTACAACAAGATCCAGGAGCTGCCCGAGGCCGACCGCCCCGCCTACGTCCAGAAGCTGCGGGACGAGTACAAGGCGGACGTGGACATCTACAAGCTGGCCAGCGAGCTGGTCATCGATGACATCGTCCCGGGAGACCGGCTGAGGCAGGAGCTGACCCAGCGCTATGGCCTGTACGCCGAGCGCCAGACGCCCCCGGCCGAAAAGAAGCACGGCGTCTATCCCGTTTGA
- the rnc gene encoding ribonuclease III, translating into MEKLSVAERVEALEKRLGLVFSRREIALEALTHKTYVNESRDKDLKDNQRLEFLGDSVVNLAVSHRLMARFPGVSEGDLTKMRARVVNEDGLARVARSIPLGDLLLLGRGELQSGGREKNSVLADALEAVFAAVYLCSGLETAAALVDRYFAELLDEVSSGQGRLDYKTLLQEMAHEKLKLSPRYRVVSEAGPEHSKVFEVELTLGDAPLARASGRSKKEAEQSAAQATLERLKREAAATPEAGAPTPAVPTPEVPPGDTSA; encoded by the coding sequence GTGGAGAAGCTGAGTGTGGCGGAGCGGGTGGAGGCCCTGGAGAAGCGTCTGGGGCTGGTGTTCTCGCGCAGGGAAATCGCGCTGGAGGCCCTCACCCACAAGACCTACGTCAATGAGTCGCGAGACAAGGACCTCAAGGACAACCAGCGCCTGGAGTTCCTGGGCGACTCGGTGGTGAACCTCGCCGTGAGCCATCGGCTGATGGCTCGCTTCCCGGGTGTGTCCGAGGGCGACCTCACCAAGATGCGCGCCCGGGTCGTCAACGAGGACGGGCTGGCGCGGGTGGCTCGGAGCATCCCCCTGGGGGATTTGCTGCTCCTGGGCCGGGGCGAGCTCCAGTCGGGCGGGCGCGAGAAGAACTCCGTGCTGGCGGACGCCCTCGAGGCCGTCTTCGCCGCCGTCTACCTGTGCTCGGGCCTGGAGACGGCCGCCGCGCTGGTGGACCGCTACTTCGCGGAGCTCCTGGACGAGGTCTCCAGTGGCCAGGGCCGCCTGGACTACAAGACGCTCCTCCAGGAGATGGCCCACGAGAAGCTCAAGCTGTCGCCTCGCTACCGGGTGGTGTCCGAGGCGGGGCCGGAGCACTCCAAGGTCTTCGAGGTGGAGCTCACCCTGGGGGATGCCCCCCTGGCCCGAGCCTCCGGGCGCAGCAAGAAGGAGGCGGAGCAGAGTGCCGCGCAGGCGACGCTGGAGCGCCTCAAGCGCGAGGCCGCCGCGACGCCCGAGGCAGGGGCGCCAACCCCGGCGGTTCCCACCCCGGAAGTGCCACCGGGTGACACCTCGGCGTGA
- the era gene encoding GTPase Era — protein MASPKNHRSGFAALIGRPNVGKSTLLNALTGEKIAIVSGKPQTTRNRILGVVTRPEGQVAFIDTPGIHQAKGELNRYMVETALQAAEEVDLVLFLIEPPAGEKFEVSPGNRTILERLQKLRKPTFLVINKIDSLPKAALLPLIDLYRTEFPFAEVVPISAREKDGVDRLFQAVLGHLPEGERIFDEDMLTDQQERTLVGEYIREQVLRHCRQEIPYSTAVLVDIFDESEREPRPGTPPGQLGGLIRIAASIYVERDSQKAIIIGKQGQMLKTIGTDARKSVQRLLGAHVYLDLRVRVEPRWSERPEGLKKLGYD, from the coding sequence ATGGCCTCCCCCAAGAACCACCGCAGCGGCTTCGCCGCGCTCATCGGACGCCCCAACGTGGGCAAGAGCACCCTGCTCAACGCGCTCACCGGTGAGAAGATCGCCATCGTCTCTGGCAAGCCACAGACGACCCGCAACCGCATCCTCGGCGTGGTGACCCGCCCCGAGGGGCAGGTTGCTTTCATCGACACCCCCGGCATCCACCAGGCCAAGGGAGAGCTCAACCGCTACATGGTGGAGACGGCGCTCCAGGCCGCCGAGGAGGTGGACCTGGTCCTCTTCCTCATCGAGCCGCCCGCGGGTGAGAAGTTCGAGGTGAGTCCCGGCAACCGGACCATCCTCGAGCGGCTCCAGAAGCTGCGCAAGCCCACCTTCCTGGTCATCAACAAGATCGACAGCCTGCCCAAGGCGGCGCTGTTGCCCCTCATCGACCTGTACCGCACGGAGTTCCCCTTCGCGGAGGTGGTCCCCATCTCCGCGCGAGAGAAGGACGGCGTGGATCGCCTGTTCCAGGCGGTGCTGGGCCACCTGCCGGAAGGCGAGCGAATCTTCGACGAGGACATGCTCACGGACCAGCAGGAGCGCACGCTGGTGGGTGAGTACATCCGCGAGCAGGTGCTGCGGCACTGCCGGCAGGAGATTCCGTACTCCACCGCCGTCCTGGTGGACATCTTCGACGAGTCCGAGCGGGAGCCCCGCCCCGGGACGCCGCCGGGACAGTTGGGTGGCCTCATCCGCATCGCGGCGTCCATCTACGTGGAGCGCGACAGCCAGAAGGCCATCATCATTGGGAAGCAGGGGCAGATGCTGAAGACGATTGGCACGGACGCGCGCAAGTCCGTGCAGCGCTTGTTGGGCGCGCACGTCTATCTGGACCTGCGTGTCCGCGTGGAGCCGCGTTGGAGCGAGCGCCCCGAGGGCCTCAAGAAGCTGGGATACGACTGA
- a CDS encoding YtxH domain-containing protein, with product MFAKKKAMWTAKGLAKSELYRKWMAHKLLNELPRVARERWDEFDPDDALRHVGLRTYKPGRTGVGGLGLFLLGAVAGGVVALLLTPKTGDDFRTTVKDKAMGYMNKQNIGLAPEKSASA from the coding sequence ATGTTCGCGAAGAAAAAGGCGATGTGGACGGCGAAGGGACTGGCCAAGAGCGAGCTGTACCGCAAGTGGATGGCTCACAAGCTCCTCAACGAGCTGCCACGCGTGGCCCGGGAACGCTGGGACGAGTTCGATCCGGATGATGCACTGCGCCACGTGGGGCTGAGGACCTACAAGCCGGGTCGCACCGGCGTGGGCGGCCTGGGCCTGTTCCTCCTGGGCGCGGTGGCGGGCGGCGTCGTCGCGCTGCTGCTCACGCCGAAGACGGGCGATGACTTCCGCACCACCGTCAAGGACAAGGCCATGGGCTACATGAACAAGCAGAACATCGGCCTGGCGCCAGAGAAGAGCGCCAGCGCCTGA